GCAGGCGGCCAATTTCAGCCTCGGCGGACTCAACTCGGGAACGAGCCGAAGAAACCTTTCCGGCCAACGTGGCCAGACCCTCGCGGCGGTCAGCTGTGGCACGCATTTGAGCCCGGACTCGCTGCTCCTCATCCCTCACGGCAGCCTCCGCGTCCTCCTTGATTTCAACCGCCGTCTCTAACCCATAGCGGCGTTCTTCAAGGGTCAAATCCAGCTCGGCTTCCTCGGCACGCAGACGGGCGGCCTGCTCGGCAAGCCTGTCAGGATCCCGGCTGGGATCCGGCGCTGCATCCACGGCACCGAGGTGACGCCGACGTTCGGCAGCAAGCACCCCCAGTGCCTTGAACTGGTCACGTGTGGCACACAGCTGATACCAATTATCGCGCGCAGCGTTCAGCAACGGAGTGGCAGCGGCTGCTTGTTGTTCAAGATCCGCTTGCTTTTCACGACCACTGTGGAGAGTCTTTTCCACCAGTTCGCGACGGTTTTTCAGTGCCAGCTCTGCGGCTTCGTCACGTTCGACGGCGGTGCGCAGGCTCACAATGTCATCGGCCAGCAGGCGTGCCTTGGCGTCCCGGACGTCAAACTGCACACTTTGAGCCCGTCGGGCCACGGCTGCCTGCTTGCCCAGAGGGGTCAGCTGGCGGCGGATCTCCCCTGTCAGGTCGGTGAGTCTGGCAAGGTTTGCCGACATGGCTTCTAATTTGCGTAACGTTTTTTCTTTGCGACGGCGGTGTTTGAGAATGCCTGCGGCCTCTTCGATGAAGCCTCGGCGATCCTCGGCGGTGGCATGCAGAACCTTATCTAGCTGCCCCTGCCCCACAATGACGTGCATCTCCTTGCCCAAGCCGGAATCCGAGAGAAGTTCTTGGATATCAAGGAGCCTGCATGAGCTCCCGTTGATGGCATATTCAGAACCTCCAGCTCTGAATAACGTACGGGAAATGGTGACTTCAGCGTAGTCAATAGGCAGCACGCCGTCGCTATTATCAATGGTGAGAGCAACATGTGCCCGCCCCAGCGGGGGACGTGCTGAGGTGCCGGCGAAGATGACGTCTTCCATTTTGCCCCCGCGCAAGGTCTTGGCACCTTGCTCGCCCATGACCCAGGCCAGGGCGTCAACCACGTTGGACTTACCCGAACCATTGGGGCCCACAACAGCTGTGACACCTGGTTCAAAGTCAAAGGTGGTGGCCGAGGCGAAGGACTTGAACCCGCGCACGGAAAGACTCTTTAGATGCAAACTGTATTCTTCTCCTGCGCAGGCGGGCGTTTCACACCTGCCAATCTACCGTGAATTTCTGCTCGCCACCCGGGCGGCCAACGTGTGTATGCATTAAGGCGCATGTGCATGAACACCCCTCTAAGGTGCATAGTTAAGGGTGTGCCTTTATGTGTACGGGGGCCAGCCAATGCAGTTCCCGCACGTTTCGCAGCACAGTCATTGCTTTTTCGGTGCCATTTAGCACCGAACATTACAAGAAAAAGGCTGGAACTTGATCGGCAACGCTACGTTTCGTCACCACAACACCGCCTTGCTGGCTGTCTCAAGCATTGAGGCTCCAGTTGTAGTCAAGTCCAGCGACTTTGACGCTCGGCTTGCCCCGAGCTTGAAACGGTTGCGCCTCTCGAAGCGCCTGTTGGAGCGTGTGGCCGGTGTAGAAGAACGCCGCTGGTGGGCGCCCGGAACGGACTTTGATGACGCCGCTATTGAAGCTGGAGCCAAAGCCATGGCTGAAGCGGGCATTGAAGCCGGCCAGGTAGGGCTGTTGATCAACACCTCTGTCACCCGTCGCAATCTGGAACCCTCTGTGGCTGTAAAAATCCACAACGGTTTGGGGTTGCCCTCCTCTGCCATGAACTTTGATGTGGCAAACGCGTGTTTAGGGTTCGTTAACGGCATGACATTGGCCGCAAACATGATTGATTCAGGTCAAATCAAGTACGCACTGATTGTTGCTGGTGAGGATGCCCAAACCACTCAGGAAACAACTTTTGATCGTTTGAATGCTGAAACGTCCACCCGTGAGGACTACCTCAAAGAATTTGCCACCCTCACTCTGGGATCAGGAGCCGCTGCTGCGGTGATTGGGCCTGCGGATCTGCACCCGGGTGGCCACCGCATCCTTGGCGGGGTTTCCCGCGCCGGCACCCAGCACCACGAGCTTTGTGTTGGCGGCCCTGACGGAATGTTCACTGACACCAAGGGCCTGCTGGATAACGGTTTGGAGCTTGTTACTGACGCATGGGATGAAGCTCACACGGACGGCTGGGATTGGCGTTCCATGGACAGGTACGTCACACACCAAGTGTCCAATTCCTACACCAATGCAATCATCAAGGCCGTGAACCTTGTCAAGGGCAAAGTTCCCATCACGTTCCCCAAATGGGGCAATGTGGGTCCGGCGTCATTGCCGATGACTTTGGCGCAGGAATCCCAAACTCTCTCCAGTGGTGATCGCGTGCTGTGCATGGGCGTGGGCTCCGGGCTTAATACCGCCATGATGGAAATTGCGTGGTAGCAGTGGCTTCATCGGAGGTTGACCCTACCCAGTCATGGCCCGGTGTCCAAGCCAGTTGGCGACGCACCCGCTCAGTGCCGTCCACAGCCGTAGTTGATCCCGCTGGATCACGGCATCAATGGCATTACTTAGACAATGCCGAGGATGTTGCTGCCACGGGGCTAGAGCCTGTGGGCACGCTGCTGTGTGTCCATGGCAATCCCACCTGGTCATACCTTTGGCGCACCCTGTTGGCCGGGGCAACCTCTCCCGCCACACTCGCGGCAGGTGGTCCGTGGCGGGTCATCGCCGTTGATCAGCTGGATATGGGTTTCTCCGAACGCACAGGGACTTTCCGTCGCCTTGAAGACCGCATCACCGACTTGGGCGATCTCACCGCCGCCCTTGATCTCACAGGCCCTGTGGTCAGTGTTGGCCATGACTGGGGAGGGATCATCTCCCTTGGTTGGGCCACCCGACACCGGGAACAGCTAGCCGGTGTGATCCTGACCAACACCGCAGTTCACCCGGCAGGGTTCTCACTACCGCCTGCGTTGCAACTTGCCCTCCACCCTGCGGTTCATAAGTGGGGTACCACGACGACGTCCGCCTTTTTGCAGGTGACGCACTCTCTGGCACAACCAGGCTTGAGTGAAGACGTTAAAGCGGCGTTCATGGCACCGTACAAAACTGTTGCTCGCAGGGCAGGTGTTGGCAATTTTGTGGCTGACATTCCCGCCGCCGAGGATCATCCCTCACGGGCTGCTCTGGACACGGTGTCCGCTGACATCCGCACCCTGGATGTGCCCGTATTTATGATGTGGGGGCCCAAGGACCCTGTCTTTTCCGATCGCTACTTGCGTGATTTACTGACTCGTCTGCCGCACGCGCACGTGCACCGTTTTGAGGGTGCAAGTCACCTGGTGCAAGAAGACCGCGACATTGCCACACCAACCTTTGCGTGGCTCGCCGGTAACGTTCCCGCCAGCCCTGCCGAGTCTGCCCGTTCGGTAAAAGGTGAGCCAAACAATCCGGAAACGGCCAATCCTTATGTGCCGATGCTGGCTGAAATTGATGCCCGGCAAGACGATACTTCCACTGCCATTGTTGACATGCTCCCCACCGGAGAAGCCAGCGCTACCCGAGTTGTTTCCTGGGCACAGCTGGCTCGGGACGTGGACGATCTCGCGGCAGGGCTGCGGGAGTTGGGTGTAAAAGGTGGAGACCGGGTCAGTCTGCTGGTGCCACCGGGCATCAACCTGACCACGTTGATATATGCGTGTTTGAGGCTTGGCGCCATCATTGTTGTGGCCGATGCCGGCTTGGGCACTAAGGGCATGAGCCGTGCTATCAAGGGTGCGGGCCCGGATTACTTGATTGGCATTGAGCGCGCCCTCGCTGGCGCACGCTTGTACAACTGGCCGGGTGTGAAGATTGCAGCGCAGGATTTCACACCAGCCTCAGCCCGGATCAAGAAATCTTTATTCTCCGTTGCCGCCACCGTGCCGCAACTTATGGCCAACGGCCGCGTTGTGCGCCTGGCGGGCAATGCCCAGGCATTCATTCCCCTGCCCGCCGACGCGGACGCCGCAGTGCTGTTCACCTCAGGATCCACGGGACCGGCCAAGGGCGTGGTGTATACAAATCGCCGTTTGGCTGCCATGCGCGACACCCTCAAGGCCACCTACCATTTGGAAGCAGGCACAGCGCTTGTAGCTGGGTTCGCACCCTTTGCACTTTTGGGCCCGGCACTTGGTGCCACCACCGTCACCCCAGACATGGATGTCACCGCGCCGCGCACTCTGACCGCTCACGCACTGGCCAACGCCGCAGCAGCCATCAAGGCGACGGTTGTCTTTGCCTCGCCAGCGGCCCTGGTCAACGTTGTGGGGACCGCGGCGGAACTCTCCCCTACGCAGCGCAAGTCTCTGTCCGACGTCGGACTGGTCTTATCTGCAGGGGCACCTTTGGCACAACCTCTGCTGGAACGCGTTCAGCAGCTTGTCCCGAACGCTGAGCTGCACACCCCGTACGGTATGACCGAAGCGCTGCCGCTTACCGATATTGACCTGCCCGGCATTCGTGCCGCGGGCGCGGGAAATGGTGTGTGCGTGGGTACGGCCGTCAGTGGCGCGTCCACTGCGATTGCCCCTGTGGACGCCGATGGTGTTGTGGTGCCTGAGCCCACCACTGCCGCCTACGTAACAGGGGAAATTTTGGTCAGTGCACCGCACGTGAAAGAGCGTTACGACCGCTTGTGGATCACTCAGGAACTGAGTACTTCCATCCCCGGCTGGCATCG
This genomic window from Arthrobacter sp. TMP15 contains:
- a CDS encoding 3-oxoacyl-ACP synthase III; translated protein: MIGNATFRHHNTALLAVSSIEAPVVVKSSDFDARLAPSLKRLRLSKRLLERVAGVEERRWWAPGTDFDDAAIEAGAKAMAEAGIEAGQVGLLINTSVTRRNLEPSVAVKIHNGLGLPSSAMNFDVANACLGFVNGMTLAANMIDSGQIKYALIVAGEDAQTTQETTFDRLNAETSTREDYLKEFATLTLGSGAAAAVIGPADLHPGGHRILGGVSRAGTQHHELCVGGPDGMFTDTKGLLDNGLELVTDAWDEAHTDGWDWRSMDRYVTHQVSNSYTNAIIKAVNLVKGKVPITFPKWGNVGPASLPMTLAQESQTLSSGDRVLCMGVGSGLNTAMMEIAW
- a CDS encoding alpha/beta fold hydrolase produces the protein MVAVASSEVDPTQSWPGVQASWRRTRSVPSTAVVDPAGSRHQWHYLDNAEDVAATGLEPVGTLLCVHGNPTWSYLWRTLLAGATSPATLAAGGPWRVIAVDQLDMGFSERTGTFRRLEDRITDLGDLTAALDLTGPVVSVGHDWGGIISLGWATRHREQLAGVILTNTAVHPAGFSLPPALQLALHPAVHKWGTTTTSAFLQVTHSLAQPGLSEDVKAAFMAPYKTVARRAGVGNFVADIPAAEDHPSRAALDTVSADIRTLDVPVFMMWGPKDPVFSDRYLRDLLTRLPHAHVHRFEGASHLVQEDRDIATPTFAWLAGNVPASPAESARSVKGEPNNPETANPYVPMLAEIDARQDDTSTAIVDMLPTGEASATRVVSWAQLARDVDDLAAGLRELGVKGGDRVSLLVPPGINLTTLIYACLRLGAIIVVADAGLGTKGMSRAIKGAGPDYLIGIERALAGARLYNWPGVKIAAQDFTPASARIKKSLFSVAATVPQLMANGRVVRLAGNAQAFIPLPADADAAVLFTSGSTGPAKGVVYTNRRLAAMRDTLKATYHLEAGTALVAGFAPFALLGPALGATTVTPDMDVTAPRTLTAHALANAAAAIKATVVFASPAALVNVVGTAAELSPTQRKSLSDVGLVLSAGAPLAQPLLERVQQLVPNAELHTPYGMTEALPLTDIDLPGIRAAGAGNGVCVGTAVSGASTAIAPVDADGVVVPEPTTAAYVTGEILVSAPHVKERYDRLWITQELSTSIPGWHRSGDVGHLDAHGRLWVEGRMEHILTTATGVKTPVAPEQAVELVPGVSRAAIVGVGPRGTQVAIAIVETNPAVKRVGLAPTALATQIRAAAQSTDLPLAAVLVIDSMPTDVRHNSKIDRAKLSRWAGRMLSGEKPGRP